One segment of Carya illinoinensis cultivar Pawnee chromosome 1, C.illinoinensisPawnee_v1, whole genome shotgun sequence DNA contains the following:
- the LOC122291356 gene encoding zinc finger protein 10-like, with amino-acid sequence MEEAPYWMWMKRKKLLQSYPQPAMNYFNNSWEEKAFAEDVAGPLGGCIWPPRSYSCSFCSREFRSAQALGGHMNVHRRDRERLEQSPWSLNDEARHHQNQDPNHSKSLGAKFSNELFKFRSHRDPKSSPTTVISGALSSSRVSASNNPENFREQISTVASADQSTSYISRSWSDSAGARLLSISSESKPGVENNIREEDHSIYPGNADYVEIDFSVGRNFFVSQNRPTGSCGRVEAVSCKRPKTAVSSLSFFLKACSDDRGHLQPKGTGVLLKPNSLEDLDLELRLGDPPKLK; translated from the coding sequence ATGGAAGAAGCTCCGTATTGGATGTGGATGAAGAGGAAAAAATTGTTACAGTCGTATCCTCAACCAGCAATGAATTATTTTAACAATTCATGGGAAGAAAAGGCTTTTGCAGAAGATGTAGCCGGGCCTCTTGGGGGATGCATATGGCCTCCGAGATCTTATTCTTGTAGTTTTTGCAGTAGAGAATTCAGGTCTGCCCAAGCCCTAGGTGGTCACATGAATGTCCATAGAAGGGATAGGGAAAGGCTGGAACAATCTCCTTGGTCCCTCAATGATGAAGCCCGCCATCATCAAAATCAAGATCCGAATCATTCTAAGTCACTCGGGGCTAAGTTTTCAAACGAGCTCTTCAAGTTTCGTAGCCATCGAGACCCTAAATCTAGCCCCACTACTGTTATATCAGGTGCTCTATCGTCTTCAAGGGTTTCAGCCTCAAATAATCCAGAAAATTTTAGGGAACAAATTAGTACTGTTGCATCTGCTGATCAGTCGACGTCTTATATTTCTCGATCTTGGTCTGATTCCGCGGGGGCTCGACTTCTCAGTATCTCATCAGAATCCAAACCAGGAGTGGAAAATAATATAAGGGAAGAAGATCACTCCATATATCCGGGAAATGCTGATTATGTTGAAATTGACTTTTCTGTCGGCAGGAATTTTTTTGTTAGCCAAAACCGACCAACTGGGTCTTGTGGTCGGGTTGAGGCAGTCAGTTGCAAACGACCAAAGACTGCTGTTTCTTCACTGTCGTTCTTTCTGAAGGCATGTTCAGATGATAGAGGCCACCTTCAGCCAAAGGGAACTGGAGTACTACTCAAGCCTAACAGCCTAGAGGACTTGGATCTTGAGCTCAGGCTTGGTGATCCACCTAAACTGAAGTAA
- the LOC122291367 gene encoding protein HESO1-like codes for MGADSALEHVLREILRVVQPLHEDQVKRYQVIDELRRVIESVESLRGATVKPFGSFVSSLFTRWGDLDISIDLPNGSCISSAGKNRRKKLLGDVQIALRQRGGWRKLQLIPNARVPILKFESGHQSISCDMSIDNIQGQIKSTLLFWISEIDGRFHDMVLLVKEWAKAHGINNSKAGTFNSYSLCLLVIFHFQTCVPAILPPLKDIYPGNIVNDLRGVRTNAEIRIKEICAANIRRFRQDKFRRVNRSSLSELFISFLEKFVDTRLTASELGICPFTGQWERIDSNMRWYPKTYTILIEDPFQQPENSARAVNMSKLTLISEAFRRTYRTLISANQNKGSLIAALVGPEVSQSIIPRPPVWNPNHNGGHHQSHPTRPQVHRSLHTISQAQHQFQNLRLGSPSNIITRQNHNQGQQMRRPRFDGYIG; via the exons ATGGGTGCCGATAGTGCATTGGAGCATGTTCTCAGGGAAATACTTCGAGTGGTCCAGCCCCTGCATGAGGATCAGGTGAAACGGTATCAAGTTATTGATGAACTGCGAAGAGTCATCGAATCTGTGGAAAGCTTGAGAG GTGCAACAGTGAAGCCGTTTGGTTCATTTGTTTCCAGTCTGTTCACAAGATGGGGTGACTTGgatatttctattgatttgccCAATGGTTCTTGTATTTCATCTGCTGGGAAAAATCGCAGAAAGAAATTGCTGGGAGATGTACAGATAGCTTTGAGACAGAGAG GTGGATGGCGAAAGTTGCAATTGATCCCTAATGCAAGAGTTCCAATTCTAAAATTTGAGAGTGGCCACCAAAGCATCTCTTGTGATATGTCGATTGATAACATACAGGGCCAAATCAAGTCCACACTCTTGTTTTGGATCAGTGAGATAGATGGGCGCTTTCACGATATGGTTTTACTG GTCAAGGAATGGGCAAAAGCACATGgcataaataattcaaaagctGGGACCTTCAATTCATACTCTCTCTGTCTGCTTGTGATCTTTCATTTTCAG ACTTGTGTCCCTGCAATATTACCACCTCTCAAAGATATTTACCCGGGAAATATTGTCAATGATCTTCGAG GTGTGAGGACTAATGCAGAGATACGCATTAAGGAAATATGTGCCGCTAACATAAGAAGGTTCAGACAAGACAAGTTCAGGCGAGTGAATCGAAGTTCTTTGTCTGAActtttcatttcattccttGAAAAG TTTGTTGACACAAGATTGACGGCATCAGAGCTAGGAATTTGTCCCTTTACAGGCCAGTGGGAGCGCATAGACAGCAATATGAGATGGTACCCCAAAACTTACACGATActt ATTGAGGATCCATTTCAGCAGCCAGAAAATTCCGCAAGGGCAGTTAACATGAGTAAATTGACACTAATATCTGAAGCATTCCGGAGGACTTACCGGACCCTTATTTCTGCCAATCAGAATAAGGGTTCGCTCATAGCAGCATTAGTTGGACCAGAAGTATCACAAAGTATTATTCCAAGACCACCTGTTTGGAACCCAAATCACAATGGCGGGCACCATCAGTCCCACCCAACTCGTCCACAGGTGCACAGGAGCTTGCACACAATCTCACAAGCTCAACATCAATTTCAGAACTTGAGGTTAGGAAGCCCGTCCAACATTATAACCCGGCAGAATCACAATCAAGGCCAGCAAATGCGGAGACCAAGATTTGATGGATACATTGGATAG
- the LOC122291396 gene encoding tropinone reductase homolog At5g06060 has protein sequence MAEAGSGVKGSARWSLKGMTALVTGGTRGIGHAAVEELAGFGASVYTCSRNEAELGKCLKEWEGKGFVVSGSVCDASSRAHRERLLEQVASVFNGKLNILINNVGTNIRKPTIEYTVEEYSTLMATNFESTYHLCQLAHPLLKASGMGSIVFISSVAGLVSIGSGSIYAASKAAINQLTKNLACEWAKDNIRTNCVAPWYTRTSLVEHLLENKKFLEEIVSKTPLRRVAEAEELSSLVAFLCLPAASYITGQTISVDGGMTANGFQASMRLN, from the exons ATGGCAGAGGCAGGGAGCGGTGTTAAAGGCTCAGCGAGATGGTCACTCAAGGGAATGACCGCTCTGGTCACCGGTGGCACTCGTGGCATAGG GCATGCGGCGGTGGAGGAGCTAGCTGGTTTTGGTGCGTCCGTATATACTTGTTCTAGGAACGAAGCGGAGCTCGGTAAGTGCTTAAAGGAATGGGAGGGTAAGGGTTTCGTGGTCTCTGGCTCGGTGTGCGACGCGTCGTCACGTGCCCACAGAGAGAGGCTACTGGAGCAAGTCGCTTCTGTTTTCAATGGCAAGCTCAACATACTT ATAAACAATGTTGGGACAAACATCAGAAAGCCAACCATTGAGTACACGGTTGAAGAATATTCTACACTCATGGCTACCAACTTTGAATCTACATACCACCTGTGTCAACTTGCACATCCTCTTCTAAAAGCATCCGGAATGGGAAGCATTGTGTTCATTTCATCTGTTGCGGGTTTGGTCAGTATTGGTAGTGGATCCATCTATGCAGCAAGTAAAG CGGCAATTAACCAGCTTACAAAAAATCTGGCTTGTGAATGGGCAAAAGACAATATTAGGACCAATTGTGTTGCACCCTGGTATACCAGAACCTCGCTGGTGGAACAC TTGCTTGAAAACAAAAAGTTTTTGGAAGAGATTGTCTCAAAAACTCCTCTTCGGCGTGTTGCGGAAGCAGAGGAACTCTCATCCTTGGTAGCATTCCTTTGCCTACCAGCTGCTTCTTACATCACCGGACAGACCATCTCTGTTGATGGAGGAATGACCGCGAATGGTTTTCAAGCCAGCATGAGACTTAACTGA